Proteins co-encoded in one Papaver somniferum cultivar HN1 chromosome 5, ASM357369v1, whole genome shotgun sequence genomic window:
- the LOC113277172 gene encoding uncharacterized protein LOC113277172, with translation MATLKTLTIRNKTHPAPQCFTPLNSKDQDTTNKARYHSESKKAYRKKLKKNKREKAKLEKLRIVRSVEEKEEEAYEIITSGPTVEELEISKLEHDPSSNSTSTSIPEEDLEELMTSIKKDPFLKPILEDQGSAWYLVSSDPHGIWCCLNPMVLTRGIWCRMNTTEREVVSIGAV, from the exons ATGGCTACTCTTAAGACACTA ACGATAAGAAATAAGACCCATCCAGCACCCCAGTGCTTTACCCCCCTTAACTCAAAAGATCAAG ATACGACGAATAAGGCAAGGTATCATTCTGAGAGCAAAAAGGCTTATAGAAAAAAGctaaaaaagaacaaaagggAAAAGGCTAAATTAGAGAAACTTCGAATCGTAAGGTCTGTTGAGGAAAAGGAGGAGGAGGCTTATGAAATCATTACATCAGG TCCCACTGTAGAAGAACTTGAGATTAGTAAACTCGAGCACGACCCTTCCTCAAACAGTACTTCTACATCTATCCCCGAAGAAGATCTCGAAGAACTGATGACTTCCATCAAGAAAGATCCATTCTTGAAACCTATTCTGGAAGATCAAG GCAGTGCATGGTATTTGGTGTCGTCTGATCCCCATGGTATTTGGTGTTGTCTGAACCCCATGGTATTAACCCGTGGCATTTGGTGCCGGATGAATACTACGGAACGGGAAGTTGTTTCCATTGGTGCCGTATGA